A window of the Corallococcus exiguus genome harbors these coding sequences:
- a CDS encoding outer membrane protein assembly factor BamB family protein, whose amino-acid sequence MTRLRIGHHWKREPSASPLDSIALELDGVNLLSGAVEEPLTEVVPALVEAVAALHAGRRRLAQVSLTEAHLELVLRRVGPDIELSVASLARPAHLLRPPIRVDAEELTKATRQSGQRFLQDVTKLAPKALSATAARKLGEALQGLGKAAPHAEEKPVPPTPLRIEPVSVPGFGFELKDISPASREAPSKGPSGALAPLLGAGEVWLALPGRPQAWRAPGPPFLTVLELSRQAVELARAVELGEARFEFEPAGVRPRLTLDLPGRRAKLGPTGTWFELEPEALLSALFQLGEALGLAFAEAHRVQVSNPYLVEVAERCREGLSHLRGAHKPPEAEGEARERKSPPARGESRPLKVPGKLRRLRFEKLWEQRGLEEPEEARLLLGRHGPVYCAPGLAGAFSRKDGALLWRRAASLGVAASADGHAVAADDTRVYGFTGRGSGARWLHDHDGIPLGPLLLRQDGLLLTLSEDRTAVAFAEATGREVWRLAPPRTQRGWMATQGHRALLSTDSGYLYGLDLEDGQVRYRLRSPLPFHGPPVAWGRRFLALLGRGSHHALLLADAHTGETQWTFEPDLILPSTPLPVGQRVLLAGMRDQDGFLVCLDARGRKVWERALHLGPGPYALAPLPRAVVVTSASGAAARVALSGQVDWRVGAAGEPLITALPARTARDVTLIAGEVVRAVDPRGGQVLAEVRAGVGLVALQADVRLNLYFLDDAGTLSAYRLGSHFAVVK is encoded by the coding sequence ATGACCCGTCTTCGCATCGGCCACCATTGGAAGCGCGAACCGTCGGCTTCCCCGCTCGATTCCATCGCGCTGGAGCTCGACGGCGTGAACCTGCTGTCCGGGGCGGTGGAGGAGCCCCTGACGGAGGTCGTCCCCGCTCTGGTGGAGGCGGTCGCGGCCCTGCACGCGGGGAGGCGGCGGCTGGCGCAGGTTTCGCTGACGGAGGCGCACCTGGAGTTGGTGTTGCGGCGCGTCGGGCCGGACATCGAACTTTCGGTGGCGAGTCTTGCCCGCCCCGCCCATTTGCTGCGCCCGCCCATCCGGGTGGACGCCGAGGAGCTGACGAAGGCCACCCGCCAGAGCGGCCAGAGATTCCTCCAGGACGTGACGAAGCTCGCGCCCAAGGCCCTGTCCGCCACGGCCGCCCGGAAGCTGGGCGAGGCGCTCCAGGGCCTGGGCAAGGCCGCCCCGCATGCGGAAGAAAAGCCCGTTCCCCCCACCCCGCTGCGGATTGAGCCCGTCTCCGTGCCGGGGTTCGGCTTCGAGCTGAAGGACATCTCCCCCGCCTCGCGCGAGGCGCCGTCGAAGGGCCCCTCCGGGGCGCTGGCGCCGCTCCTGGGCGCGGGTGAGGTGTGGCTGGCGCTGCCGGGACGGCCGCAGGCGTGGCGTGCGCCGGGGCCGCCGTTCCTCACGGTGCTGGAGCTGTCCCGGCAGGCCGTGGAGCTGGCGCGGGCCGTGGAGCTGGGCGAGGCCCGCTTCGAGTTCGAGCCCGCGGGCGTGCGTCCCCGCCTGACGCTGGACCTGCCCGGACGGCGGGCGAAGCTGGGGCCCACCGGCACGTGGTTCGAGCTGGAGCCCGAGGCGCTGCTGTCCGCCCTCTTCCAGTTGGGGGAGGCGCTGGGACTGGCGTTCGCGGAGGCGCACCGGGTCCAGGTCTCCAACCCGTACCTCGTGGAGGTGGCGGAGCGTTGCCGCGAGGGGCTGTCCCACCTGCGAGGTGCGCACAAGCCGCCCGAAGCCGAGGGCGAGGCCCGCGAGCGCAAGAGTCCCCCGGCGCGCGGCGAGTCCCGTCCGCTGAAGGTGCCCGGGAAGCTGCGGCGCCTGCGCTTCGAGAAGCTGTGGGAGCAGCGCGGGCTGGAGGAGCCGGAAGAGGCGCGGCTGCTCCTGGGACGGCACGGGCCGGTGTACTGCGCCCCGGGGCTGGCGGGCGCGTTCTCACGCAAGGACGGCGCGCTGCTGTGGCGTCGGGCCGCGTCGCTGGGCGTGGCGGCGTCCGCGGATGGCCACGCGGTGGCGGCGGACGACACGCGCGTGTACGGCTTCACCGGCCGGGGCTCGGGCGCGCGGTGGCTGCACGACCATGACGGCATCCCTCTGGGGCCGCTGCTGCTGCGCCAGGACGGGCTGCTGCTGACGCTGTCGGAGGACCGCACGGCGGTGGCCTTCGCGGAGGCCACGGGCCGAGAGGTGTGGCGCCTGGCCCCTCCGCGCACGCAGCGCGGGTGGATGGCCACGCAGGGACACCGGGCGCTCCTGTCCACGGACTCGGGCTACCTGTACGGCCTGGACCTGGAGGACGGTCAGGTGCGCTACCGGCTGCGCTCGCCCCTGCCCTTCCATGGGCCTCCGGTGGCGTGGGGCCGGCGCTTCCTGGCGCTCCTGGGGCGCGGCTCGCATCACGCGCTGCTGCTGGCGGACGCGCACACCGGCGAGACGCAGTGGACGTTCGAGCCGGACCTCATCCTGCCCTCCACGCCGCTGCCGGTGGGCCAGCGGGTGCTCCTGGCCGGGATGCGCGACCAGGACGGGTTCCTGGTGTGCCTGGACGCGCGTGGACGCAAGGTCTGGGAGCGCGCGCTGCACCTGGGCCCGGGGCCCTATGCGCTGGCGCCGCTGCCTCGCGCGGTGGTGGTGACGAGCGCGTCCGGGGCGGCCGCTCGCGTGGCCTTGTCCGGGCAGGTGGACTGGCGGGTGGGGGCGGCCGGCGAGCCGCTGATCACCGCGCTGCCGGCGCGCACCGCCCGCGACGTGACGCTCATCGCGGGAGAGGTGGTGCGCGCGGTGGATCCTCGCGGCGGTCAGGTGCTCGCGGAGGTGCGCGCGGGGGTGGGGCTCGTCGCGCTCCAGGCCGACGTGCGCCTCAACCTGTACTTCCTGGACGACGCCGGCACGCTGTCCGCGTACCGGCTGGGGTCGCACTTCGCCGTCGTGAAGTGA
- a CDS encoding HTH domain-containing protein: MTFYEAALRVLESEGRPLHFLEITEKSIQLSLLSHIGKTPEVTMLSRLAAMARRTRDRKVIVTAKDTFALTDWSLSEDVEALAQTGVMEPHPEEELPPLRPVERHPEPRTDNVRASGRGTERKRRRDEGEEERGGRRKRFPPLPEVVFEILSEAEAGLRTDQLIERAKAKELCAEETTVEAVLTALLEDNQRRIDAGRRPQYAFNQETGEVSLERAGAPSEAPPLELQAAFAQALGIPLEGGRPVLGKPAAAGEPLVDEALITTARTALKDARRAVARGLRKRLGDADVGTFEKSVVKMMHGLGFRELKVAKRSKEGPLLTARKREGSVELRYAVRMLKGMPGIDRKTVQELRRDLGHYSAQVGLLVSAGEVRGDARSEAQATGSLVMLWCGDALGEKFLEAKTAVTVTQVELYDIDERFFEAAKLDAEEAQRRREERKSEKQAREEGGGEAEVAATTEKPERAERPERSDRSERSERRRDRQRERAEARDSAQTGAEGSEAKASPVAPAPPAAAGFTPASEEDESEEGDDEGDDEDLEAASAFVGGGKEGAEAGAAEGSASERKRRRRRRRGRRGRGTRGAEGTPAGEAGAPAGEASSADQSDATTVAVVAAGEGTESSGGIAAPSPGGSLTGETVALAGEALPVMREVSPANEEAAAPPPVVGNAWQAGEAVQAAPESDEAARARAEAASDASDAVTPVAAQALPPEEAPAEASSQPAEVREEHEAPVAPGTDGSSEGNKEG; this comes from the coding sequence ATGACATTTTACGAGGCCGCGCTCCGTGTACTGGAGAGCGAAGGTCGCCCCCTGCATTTCCTTGAGATCACGGAGAAGTCCATCCAGCTGAGCCTGCTGTCCCACATCGGTAAGACGCCGGAAGTGACGATGCTGTCGCGACTGGCCGCGATGGCGCGACGGACGCGGGATCGAAAGGTGATTGTCACCGCGAAGGATACCTTCGCGCTGACGGACTGGTCGCTCTCCGAGGACGTCGAGGCACTTGCACAGACGGGCGTGATGGAGCCGCATCCGGAGGAGGAGTTGCCTCCGTTGCGGCCGGTGGAGCGTCACCCGGAGCCCCGCACGGACAACGTCCGCGCGTCGGGTCGTGGCACGGAGCGCAAGCGCCGCCGTGACGAGGGTGAAGAGGAGCGGGGTGGACGCCGCAAGCGCTTCCCGCCACTGCCGGAGGTGGTGTTCGAGATCCTCAGCGAGGCGGAAGCCGGACTGCGCACGGATCAGCTCATCGAGCGCGCCAAGGCCAAGGAGCTGTGCGCCGAGGAGACCACGGTGGAGGCGGTGCTCACCGCCCTGCTGGAGGACAACCAGCGCCGCATCGACGCGGGCCGCCGGCCCCAGTACGCCTTCAACCAGGAGACCGGAGAGGTGTCCCTGGAGCGCGCGGGCGCGCCGAGCGAGGCGCCGCCCCTGGAGCTCCAGGCCGCCTTCGCGCAGGCCCTGGGCATTCCGCTGGAGGGGGGCCGCCCGGTGCTGGGCAAGCCCGCCGCCGCCGGGGAGCCCCTGGTGGACGAGGCCCTCATCACCACCGCGCGCACGGCCCTCAAGGACGCGCGCCGGGCGGTGGCTCGCGGGCTGCGCAAGCGCCTGGGCGACGCGGACGTGGGCACCTTCGAGAAGTCCGTGGTGAAGATGATGCACGGGCTGGGCTTCCGCGAGTTGAAGGTCGCCAAGCGCTCCAAGGAAGGCCCCCTGCTCACCGCGCGCAAGCGCGAGGGCAGCGTGGAGCTGCGCTACGCGGTCCGCATGCTCAAGGGCATGCCGGGCATCGATCGCAAGACGGTGCAGGAGCTGCGGCGCGACCTGGGCCACTACTCGGCGCAGGTGGGCCTGCTGGTGAGCGCGGGCGAGGTGCGCGGCGACGCGCGCTCGGAAGCGCAGGCCACTGGCTCGCTGGTGATGCTGTGGTGCGGGGACGCCCTGGGTGAGAAGTTCCTGGAGGCGAAGACGGCCGTCACCGTCACCCAGGTGGAGCTGTACGACATCGACGAGCGCTTCTTCGAGGCCGCGAAGCTGGACGCCGAGGAGGCCCAGCGCCGCCGCGAGGAGCGCAAGAGCGAGAAGCAGGCCCGCGAGGAGGGCGGTGGCGAGGCCGAGGTCGCCGCTACCACCGAAAAGCCGGAGCGCGCGGAGCGTCCCGAGCGGAGCGACCGTTCGGAGCGTTCCGAGCGCCGCCGCGACCGTCAGCGCGAACGGGCCGAGGCCCGCGACTCTGCCCAGACCGGTGCCGAGGGCTCCGAGGCCAAGGCCTCGCCGGTGGCCCCCGCGCCGCCGGCCGCCGCGGGGTTCACGCCCGCGTCGGAAGAGGACGAGTCCGAGGAGGGCGACGACGAGGGTGACGACGAGGACCTGGAGGCCGCCAGCGCCTTCGTGGGTGGAGGCAAGGAGGGCGCCGAGGCCGGTGCCGCCGAGGGCAGCGCCTCCGAGCGCAAGCGCCGCCGCCGTCGTCGCCGGGGCCGTCGCGGCCGTGGCACGCGCGGAGCGGAGGGCACGCCCGCGGGTGAAGCCGGCGCTCCCGCCGGTGAGGCCTCCAGCGCGGATCAGTCCGATGCCACCACGGTGGCGGTGGTCGCCGCCGGTGAGGGCACGGAGTCCTCGGGTGGCATCGCCGCGCCGTCTCCGGGTGGCAGCCTCACCGGTGAGACGGTCGCGCTCGCGGGCGAGGCACTGCCCGTGATGAGGGAGGTCAGCCCCGCGAACGAGGAGGCCGCCGCCCCGCCGCCCGTCGTGGGCAATGCCTGGCAGGCGGGCGAAGCGGTGCAGGCTGCTCCGGAGTCCGACGAAGCCGCGCGGGCCCGGGCCGAAGCCGCGAGTGATGCGTCCGATGCGGTGACCCCGGTCGCCGCGCAGGCGCTGCCTCCGGAAGAGGCTCCCGCCGAAGCGTCCTCGCAGCCCGCGGAAGTCCGCGAGGAGCACGAGGCGCCGGTGGCCCCTGGGACGGACGGCTCGTCCGAGGGCAACAAGGAAGGCTGA
- a CDS encoding HEAT repeat domain-containing protein: protein MKPALLLTSCVLFFGACRSQAPRYPVAPVELSGTTLRDNALLGFGPEGVRDLFDDALESSGRFELVADESPKKARPWRLSLDVPFTREVLKDGNPHSFAEVGVNLSLERFGGNTPQRYEVVGLGEAAVEVDSTDGRRAAMRSALENVLRQVTESAVLQLSALDRTDEALVADLQATDSRIREFALRTLAERKHPSAAPLLIERLKDTSDAEQVRRTIGALAEMKAKSAVPALIDLARGRDSGFLQEIVFAVGEIGGPEAEAYLYTVAQGHDTPSVQAAAQQALDTLYASRNHATAEARGQGHADP from the coding sequence ATGAAGCCGGCCCTGCTGCTAACCTCCTGCGTGCTGTTTTTCGGGGCCTGCCGCTCGCAGGCCCCGCGCTATCCGGTGGCGCCGGTGGAGCTCTCCGGGACCACCCTGCGGGACAACGCCCTCCTGGGTTTCGGCCCGGAAGGCGTGCGGGACCTGTTCGATGACGCGCTGGAGTCCTCTGGCCGCTTCGAGCTGGTGGCCGACGAGTCTCCCAAGAAGGCCCGCCCCTGGCGGCTGTCGCTGGACGTGCCCTTCACCCGCGAGGTGCTGAAGGACGGCAACCCGCACAGCTTCGCGGAGGTGGGCGTCAACCTGTCCCTGGAGCGCTTTGGCGGCAACACGCCCCAGCGCTACGAGGTCGTGGGCCTGGGCGAGGCGGCGGTGGAGGTGGACTCGACGGACGGGCGGCGGGCTGCGATGCGCAGCGCACTGGAGAACGTGCTGCGGCAGGTGACGGAGTCCGCGGTGCTTCAACTCTCCGCACTGGACCGCACGGACGAGGCGCTGGTGGCGGACCTCCAGGCCACCGATTCGCGCATCCGCGAGTTCGCCCTGCGGACGCTGGCCGAGCGCAAGCACCCGTCCGCCGCGCCGCTCCTGATTGAGCGCCTCAAGGACACCAGCGACGCGGAGCAGGTGCGCCGCACCATTGGCGCGCTGGCGGAGATGAAGGCGAAGAGCGCGGTGCCGGCGCTCATCGACCTGGCGCGCGGCCGCGACTCGGGCTTCCTGCAGGAAATCGTCTTCGCGGTGGGCGAGATTGGCGGCCCGGAGGCGGAGGCGTACCTGTACACGGTGGCCCAGGGCCACGACACGCCGTCGGTCCAGGCCGCCGCGCAGCAGGCGCTGGACACGCTCTACGCATCACGCAACCACGCAACAGCGGAGGCGCGTGGCCAGGGCCACGCGGACCCCTAG
- a CDS encoding biotin--[acetyl-CoA-carboxylase] ligase has translation MTNELTQDARILNFLAEGGEGFISGEALSNRLGLSRTAVWKHVEALRLKGYRIEAVPAKGYRLVGRPDRLSALELHPLLATRAVGRVLHHHDTIGSTNAAAFRLAQDGAAHGTVVVAEQQTAGKGRRGRAWVSPPNLNLYFSAILRPELPPQRAPELTLVAAVALAETLRDVGADAAIKWPNDVQIAGKKVAGILTELSAEPERVHFVIVGVGVNLNSGEEHFPDELRATATSLALSLGRPAARAPFAAALWNRLETWLDTYLATGFDAVRTRWKALSSTLGVPVRVRTDRGDWEGFAEDIDPTGALMVRMADGRVERVLAGDVEQLRPQR, from the coding sequence ATGACGAACGAACTCACGCAGGACGCGCGCATCCTCAACTTCCTCGCGGAAGGCGGGGAGGGCTTCATCTCCGGTGAGGCGCTGTCCAACCGGCTGGGCCTGTCGCGCACGGCGGTGTGGAAGCACGTGGAGGCCCTGCGGCTGAAGGGCTACCGCATCGAAGCAGTGCCCGCGAAGGGCTACCGGCTGGTGGGCCGGCCGGACCGGCTCTCCGCGCTGGAGCTCCACCCGCTGCTCGCCACGCGCGCGGTGGGTCGCGTGCTGCACCACCACGACACCATCGGCTCCACCAACGCGGCGGCCTTCCGGCTGGCCCAGGACGGCGCCGCCCACGGCACGGTGGTGGTGGCCGAGCAGCAGACGGCGGGGAAGGGGCGCCGGGGCCGCGCCTGGGTGTCGCCGCCGAACCTGAACCTGTACTTCTCCGCCATCCTGCGCCCGGAGCTGCCCCCGCAGCGCGCGCCGGAGCTCACGCTGGTGGCCGCCGTGGCCCTGGCGGAGACGCTGCGCGACGTGGGCGCGGACGCCGCGATCAAATGGCCAAACGACGTGCAGATCGCTGGCAAGAAGGTGGCCGGCATCCTCACGGAGCTGTCCGCCGAACCGGAGCGCGTGCACTTCGTCATCGTGGGCGTGGGGGTGAACCTCAACTCCGGTGAGGAGCACTTCCCCGACGAGCTGCGCGCCACGGCCACGTCGCTCGCCCTGTCGCTGGGGCGGCCCGCGGCCCGCGCGCCCTTCGCCGCGGCCCTGTGGAACCGGCTGGAGACCTGGCTGGACACGTACCTGGCCACCGGCTTCGACGCGGTGCGCACCCGCTGGAAGGCGCTCTCCAGCACCCTGGGTGTCCCGGTCCGGGTGCGGACGGACCGGGGGGACTGGGAGGGGTTCGCGGAGGACATCGACCCCACGGGCGCCCTGATGGTGCGCATGGCGGACGGCCGTGTGGAGCGCGTGCTGGCGGGGGACGTGGAGCAGCTGCGTCCCCAGCGCTAG
- a CDS encoding type III pantothenate kinase, with product MLLAIDVGNTNTVLGVYEGRRLLDHWRLETSARRSADEYGIQVRQLFAWSGVDANQVKAVAVSSVVPPLQFILEKMSERYFKTRPMFVGPGVKTGMPILYDNPREVGADRIVNAVAAYEKHRRGLIVVDFGTATTLDAVTPKGEYLGGAICPGINISMEALFQNASKLPRVEFARPPHVVGRNTVHSMQSGLVHGYVSMVDGMCARMEAEMGFSAKVVATGGLAPLVASESKAIQEVDEFLTLEGLRIIYGRNHAT from the coding sequence ATGCTCCTGGCCATCGACGTCGGCAACACCAACACCGTGCTGGGCGTGTACGAGGGCCGGCGGCTCCTGGACCACTGGCGCCTGGAGACGAGCGCGCGCAGGAGCGCGGACGAGTACGGCATCCAGGTGCGCCAGCTCTTCGCGTGGAGCGGCGTCGACGCGAACCAGGTGAAGGCCGTGGCGGTGTCCAGTGTGGTGCCGCCGCTCCAGTTCATCCTGGAGAAGATGAGCGAGCGCTACTTCAAGACGCGCCCCATGTTCGTGGGCCCGGGCGTGAAGACGGGCATGCCCATCCTCTACGACAACCCGCGCGAGGTGGGCGCGGACCGCATCGTCAACGCCGTCGCCGCCTACGAGAAGCACCGCCGTGGCCTCATCGTGGTGGACTTCGGCACCGCGACGACGCTGGACGCGGTGACCCCCAAGGGCGAGTACCTGGGCGGCGCCATCTGCCCCGGCATCAACATCTCCATGGAGGCCCTGTTCCAGAACGCCTCCAAGCTCCCCCGCGTCGAGTTCGCCCGGCCGCCTCACGTGGTGGGCCGCAACACCGTGCACTCCATGCAGTCCGGCCTGGTCCACGGCTACGTGAGCATGGTGGACGGCATGTGCGCGCGGATGGAGGCGGAGATGGGCTTCTCCGCGAAAGTGGTGGCCACCGGGGGCCTGGCCCCGCTGGTGGCCAGTGAATCGAAGGCCATCCAGGAGGTGGATGAGTTCCTCACCCTGGAGGGGCTGCGCATCATCTACGGAAGGAATCACGCGACATGA